TTATTTGGATTTTGTGGATTTCGAGTGGTTTGTGCGTCACGCAGCTATAGAAGGTGAATGAATGACTGAGCATCAGTCATTTGCCGGCCACCTGTGGGTCATGTGATTTATTGGTATTCTCCAAGCGTCGTACACGAGCGAATAAAGTGAGAAAGGCAACATGAGCTCGAGCCGTTACGGACGCCACGCGCTCGCCCCCGGGTGCGCGGAATTGCGCGCTACATTAAATGCGCAAGGTTCGAGTGACTGTTGAGGATTGGGGAGGTCCGTTGCGGTGTCGTTTAAACGGAATCCAAAGCCTTTTCTGCAAATCCTAAATCATTAATCGTCATTGGAAAAGAAGACAACAGAGTCGCTCGATGCGGATGATGCGCATTTGGATGGCAACAGATAGAGCGCCCGCGTTTGACAGCGTCAGACAGAAAAGATGCTGATGATATTGCGTTAGATTGTGTGTGGGTAGTCAGTTTGACTGTCTTTGAGCCAAAACTGGTTTATTTATAGTCAAAATGGCTGAAAGAATCTAAAGTTCATTGGCAATTGCATCTGGATTTATTCTTAAGGACGATATGATTCACCTGCTTACTTTTATCAGCCGTATTCTATCTCTGATCGGATGTCACATCTGCTTTGCATGGGCAAGtaagtaaacttattttctttctatcaaaataatatgttttatgaataataataaaaaaactataggCCTATTGAAATATAACAATGCAGTGTGCCCCTCACTCCAtttgtaaactgatgtgttgGTTACCATGACTACAGTGTAAAAGCATTAAAGTGCTGTTATATAAAGCTTTTAGTGTGTGATATGTTTGCCCTCCTCAGGTCCATCTAAGAAAAGCATTAAGGAGATTACTTTGTCTTGGTCACTGACTTTAATTTAATGGGCCAGTAGATTGTGCCGAGAGAATGAACTACTGTAGATCAAGTCAAATCATGACATTTAAATGGCACTTCTTAAGAAAGACTAATGCATTATGAGTTCTGTGTCTTTAACCAATGCTTCTAGATGAGGCTATTTTCATTAGCTTAAATTGATTTgtctgcttttattaatttattatgaagaTCTACTcattttactcaatttttttagttTACTTAATTTGGGTACATCAGCCTTCactgttatttaaaaaataataattactgtGGCTGCTGCAggaaaacactttatttctaTATTATAAATACTATATTTAAACTAATTTTTATCTAGTTAGAAAATAAACAGACAATTTAACAAATGTGGACGTTTATACAGTAGGCCTATTTATAGCACTGACCTTGCCATAGCCCCTGTAGAGCAATTTTTTGCAAATTATGTAATAGAAAGTTAAGATCAAACACAGTATAAGTCAGACAAGCTAAAATTACAgtcataaataatttaaaacagtGACTGGCCATCAAACAGCATGATCTTAACAAATAGATATTCATTATTCACACTGCATAGTGAAAATTCAATCATGCATTGTCCTCAGAGTTATTATACAGTAACAAGGCCTCTCTTTATTATAGCTTTTGCTGTGCTTCATTGTGCCAcaatttatttactgtaaatgaatGTTAATGGATTTTTAAATGAGTTTCGTTTAATTGGCATCATTATGTATTTTATGCCCTACAGTGCAGTTTTAAAAATCACTAAACTGTTGCATATAATAACctttatattaataaatgttcATGTGGGTTCTTATCAGAAGGTTggtataaatacataaattgtATACATCTGATTAGTGTGatcatcatattttttttgtaaatctcCTAAAGTAATCATTGCAAAAAATATGTGCACTCACTCTGTTTTCATATTAACGAGAATGTGTGTgatttttgattttaaaatgtgcTCCTTTCCCAGTTTAATACACACAGATAACACTTTTATCTCTCAATAATCCATAGTATGATTTCTCCAAACGTGTAAACATGGCTCTGTTTATTTGTGTGTCAAGCCAAAGACACAAAAACATTGGCTTATAGCCAGTGATGTGAGTTTGGGGTCGAATCTGTTCAACCAAAGACTAAACAGTTAGTTACTCCACCAGACCTTTCTATCAGAACCAGCATAGTTGATGTGTTAGCATAAGGATCTGAGTGACTTTGACGAAGGCCAAATTGTGATGGCTATACGACTGGTTCAGAGCATCTCCAAAACTGCAGCCTTTTTGGGGTGTTTCCGGTCTGCAGTGGTCAGCACCTATCAAAAGTGGTTCAAGGAAGGAAAAGCGGTGAACCGGTGACAGGGTCATTGATGCACGATGGGAGCAAAGGCTGCCCGTGTGGTCCAATCCAACAGATGAGCTACTGTAGCTGAAAATTGCTGATAAAGTGAATGCTGTTCTGATAGAAAGATCTATGCAGTCCATGCCTCGACGGGTCAGGGCTGTTTTGATGGCAAAAGGGGGACCTACACAATATTTggcaggtggtcataatgttatggctgtttggtgtgtacatacatacatatatattagtgctgggcaaatattaattaattaaatatttttttgcataagatatgaatgtgtgctgtgtgtaattattatgtatataaatacacacattcatgtatttaagaaacatttacacgtgtataaatatatttttatatattatatattatatataaccaaaaaaatttatatataaataacaatgttctgaaatgtgtatatgtgtctgtgtttaaatatatttattacacacagcacagacacatatattatgcaaaaagcATCCATGATACTTCACAAACATCATCTATTTTGGATAAATCAGTTTACTAAACATGTTAAATATctttaatgtgaaattaaatgGCCTTGATGTTTTTATGAATATtgcaaaatgtttatttcttcttgtgttgttgttttatgtttaagtgAATCATTTGGGTTGTGCTTATGAATAATTCATATTGGTAATTTGTATTTCACAGACCGCCCCGCAGCTCCTGTCAACGTTTCTGTTACTCACCTGCGGGCGGATTCGGCTACGGTGTCGTGGAGTTTACTGGAGGGAGAGATCGTAATTGGCTTTGCCATCTCACAGCAGGTCATACGATCTTATTACAGTGAGATTCAGCCCTAAGCGCATTTTACATATTTGTTGAAGTCTGACATTTAATGTCTGCAATAACTCCTGAtgaatctgtgtttgtgtgtgtgtctcagcGTCAGGACGGATTAATGCAGCGTTTTATACGTGAGGTGAACACGACCAGTCATGCTTGTGTACTGTGGGACCTTGATGAGGACACAGATTATATTATCCAGGTCCAGTCCATTGGGCTGTATGGGGAAAGTCTGGCCAGCAAAAAGATTCACTTCAGAACGCTCAAAAGATCCGAGCATTTTCAGTCGGCCATGATGGATCAAGGTACTTGTTAAACATTTTGGaaagtttaaaaagttttaattaaATCACATTGAATGATTTAAGGTTATatcattttgtattttaaataaaacacatgcTCTTATTGTGAACAATTTTACTTTAAGTATTTAATTGTTTAATTCACACAAATTTCTTTTATTTAACTGGCATCAGATGGTCATTTATCCAGAGTGCTTTTATTGGATAACatacaatatttttataaataaaatgcttTAATTCAAAGGGATTCTagtgtttatttaatttgataaTGTCTATATTTTATGGGTgtttcctgggaatcaaacctacAACCTTTGCtatatttgttatataaatataaatattggtAATCCACTTTAATTGAAAGTAGTTAAGCTATATATTCTAGATGGCCTTATAGCTAACAGACATGGCATAAAAGCCACAAAATGTcattgctaattattatttttctaatcATAATGTGttattgtattatttaccaGAAGACCCTGCGGTCGAGGGTTTAGACATTTCCAGACATCTTCAAACCGGAGAGATCTTAATTATTATGACTGTACTACTAATGTGGGCAGGTAAAGATCAAATCTCTAATGACAAAGTGTtgattttagttatttttagacATATGATCACGATGATTATCGGGAATGTTTCAGGTTCAATAAGGGGTTAATCTTAATCCACAGCTCTTGTGGCATATTGTCGATTCCCACAGAAAATGATTTTGGATTCGTCCCTCATCCGAGAATTCACGTTAATCAACATTATCACACAAACTGACTGTCAAGAGCTTAACTCGTGTTGAACCTTTAAACCTCactaatttgcatttatataTGCATTCTCTCATCGATCACATAAAACCATTGTAATgtaaaatagacatttttaaacaacattaagGAAAGCTTTTCAATTTCAAACTCAAAGATAATGTTTAGTTCAGAGATTAGACGTTTAATGTGCATCTCTGTAATCTCTGTGTTGATGCAGCCGTGATCGCTCTTTTCTGCAAGCAGTATGACATCATCAAAGACAACGACTCCAACAATCACAGTAAAGAGAAAAGCAAGCCGCTGTCCGGCCAAAGCACTCCAGATTATCATAATGGAGGCCTGCTGGGTAGCAAGGTAAGGCAACTGACCGACACAAAGATATTTTTATAAGACTCttacacagtaaaaaaaattcagcactgatgtcaaatcaacatatatttttattagtgctgggcaaagattgatgacgattaatcgcatacaaaataaaagtgcatttttgcataatactgtagatgtgtgtgtgcttttatatatgtaataattacacacagcacacactaatatcttatgccaaaaatcgcttttaatttgtatgcgattaatcgcgattaatctttgcccagcaatAATTGTTATggtttttttgtaactttgtttttataagttatgtaaatgtttcttgattacatacagtacatgaatgtatgtgtatttatacatacataataattacacacagcataCACTTGTATCTTGTGCCAAAAATTGCTTTTaatttgtatgcgattaatcgcgatttatCTTTGCCCAGCAATAATTTTTATgggttttttttgtaactttgattttataagttatgtaaatgtttcttaaatacatacaatatatgaatgtgtgtatttatatatacataataaatacacacagcaCACCCTTGTATCTTGTGCCAAAAATTGCTTTTaatttgtatgcgattaatcgcgatttatCTTTGCCCAGCAATAATTTTTATGggtttttttgtaactttgttttagttatgtaaatgtttcttaaatacatacagtatatgaatgtgtgtatttatatatacataacaaatacacacagcacacacttgtATCTTATGCCAAAAATTGCTTTTaatttgtatgcgattaattgcgattaatctttgcccagcaataattttatgtttttttgttactttgtttttataagttatgtaaa
This is a stretch of genomic DNA from Misgurnus anguillicaudatus chromosome 7, ASM2758022v2, whole genome shotgun sequence. It encodes these proteins:
- the fndc4b gene encoding fibronectin type III domain-containing protein 4; translated protein: MIHLLTFISRILSLIGCHICFAWANRPAAPVNVSVTHLRADSATVSWSLLEGEIVIGFAISQQRQDGLMQRFIREVNTTSHACVLWDLDEDTDYIIQVQSIGLYGESLASKKIHFRTLKRSEHFQSAMMDQEDPAVEGLDISRHLQTGEILIIMTVLLMWAAVIALFCKQYDIIKDNDSNNHSKEKSKPLSGQSTPDYHNGGLLGSKFHRTSSSISIIKV